A region from the Phycisphaerales bacterium genome encodes:
- the vsr gene encoding DNA mismatch endonuclease Vsr has protein sequence MADRISKRDRSDLMSRIRSQDTAPELVVRSCVHRLGYRFRLHDRRLPGSPDLVLPRLSSIVFVHGCFWHRHAGCRLSYQPKSRVRFWSDKFEANVARDRRVVTALRRAGWRVLIVWECQTRDEQRLTERLARLLGKSDSARPD, from the coding sequence GTGGCCGACAGAATCAGCAAACGCGATCGCAGCGACCTGATGAGCCGGATCCGCTCACAGGACACCGCACCGGAGCTGGTCGTTCGCTCCTGCGTCCATCGGCTTGGGTACCGGTTTCGCTTGCACGACCGAAGATTGCCCGGTTCTCCGGACTTGGTGCTTCCCCGACTGAGCAGTATCGTGTTTGTGCACGGTTGCTTCTGGCACCGCCACGCGGGCTGCAGACTGTCGTACCAGCCAAAGTCCCGAGTCCGCTTCTGGTCGGACAAGTTTGAGGCAAACGTCGCGAGAGATCGTCGAGTCGTCACAGCCCTCCGCCGGGCTGGCTGGCGAGTGCTGATTGTCTGGGAATGCCAAACGCGAGATGAGCAGCGGCTGACGGAACGCCTGGCCCGACTCCTTGGCAAGAGCGATTCAGCACGTCCCGATTGA